One Cupriavidus necator N-1 DNA window includes the following coding sequences:
- a CDS encoding IS256 family transposase, with protein MTKKSKKSSAPKLFPDELIDQLLAQVQNKDAESILGESGLAGLLKKQLAERMLAAELTHHLASEAKQGKSGNHRNGSSAKTVITPNGELELDIPRDRQATFEPQLVAKYQRRLSGFDDHVISMYARGMSVREIQGHLQELYGLQVSPDLISTITDEVLAEVEQWQQRPLEAMYPIVYFDALRLKIRDEGTVRNKAVYLALGIRADGRKEVLGLWIEQTEGAKFWLKVFNELKNRGLEDILIAVVDGLRGFPQAIEAVYPAAQIQTCIVHLLRNSLNLASWKDRKGLATALKPIYQAATADAAATALDAFAGSDWGRKFPTVADMWRRQWEQVIPFFAYPPEVRRIIYTTNAIESMHMQLRKIVKNRGHFPSDEAASKLLYLALRNIEKDWKMPPITWKQAANQFAILFGDRFTNALR; from the coding sequence ATGACCAAGAAGAGCAAGAAATCGAGCGCGCCGAAGCTGTTTCCGGATGAGTTGATCGATCAACTACTGGCTCAGGTACAGAACAAGGACGCCGAGTCGATTCTCGGTGAATCAGGCTTGGCCGGCCTGCTCAAGAAGCAGTTGGCCGAGCGTATGCTTGCCGCCGAACTGACGCACCATCTGGCCAGCGAGGCCAAGCAAGGCAAGAGCGGCAATCACCGCAACGGCAGCAGTGCAAAGACCGTCATCACGCCCAACGGCGAGCTGGAACTGGACATTCCGCGCGACCGGCAAGCCACCTTCGAGCCGCAACTGGTCGCCAAGTACCAACGCCGGCTGTCCGGCTTCGACGACCACGTAATCAGCATGTATGCACGCGGGATGAGCGTGCGTGAGATTCAGGGCCATTTGCAGGAACTGTATGGCCTGCAGGTCTCGCCCGACCTGATCTCCACCATCACCGACGAGGTACTGGCGGAGGTCGAGCAATGGCAGCAGCGCCCGCTGGAGGCGATGTACCCCATTGTCTACTTCGACGCGCTGCGCCTGAAGATCCGCGACGAAGGCACCGTCAGGAACAAGGCGGTGTACCTCGCGCTGGGCATCCGCGCCGATGGGCGCAAGGAAGTCCTCGGCCTGTGGATCGAGCAGACCGAAGGCGCCAAGTTCTGGCTCAAGGTCTTCAACGAACTGAAGAACCGCGGCCTGGAGGACATCCTGATCGCCGTGGTCGATGGCCTGCGCGGCTTCCCCCAGGCCATCGAGGCCGTCTACCCGGCCGCGCAAATCCAGACCTGCATCGTCCACCTGCTCCGCAACTCGCTCAACCTGGCGAGCTGGAAGGATCGCAAGGGCCTGGCGACCGCGCTCAAGCCGATTTACCAGGCTGCCACGGCCGATGCCGCTGCCACTGCGCTGGATGCCTTTGCCGGCAGCGACTGGGGCCGCAAATTCCCGACGGTGGCCGACATGTGGCGGCGGCAATGGGAGCAGGTCATCCCGTTCTTCGCCTATCCGCCGGAAGTGCGCAGAATCATCTACACCACTAATGCCATCGAGAGCATGCACATGCAGTTGCGCAAGATCGTCAAGAACCGGGGCCACTTCCCCAGCGACGAAGCCGCCAGCAAGCTGCTGTACCTGGCCTTGCGCAACATCGAGAAAGATTGGAAGATGCCGCCCATCACCTGGAAACAAGCGGCCAACCAGTTCGCCATTCTCTTCGGTGACCGCTTCACCAACGCCCTACGCTGA
- a CDS encoding thioredoxin family protein — MAILETTQATFHQDVEGDTPVLVDFWAPWCAPCLALAPHLETLAANHAGRLKVLKLNVDEAPGGWQHFGVRAIPTLAFYSAGKEYGRLVGPSTMRLQLMVEKWLGELGLVLPALQRASLETRNAPLSADALEEKWNSFGGDVAVKKAGIARLRDCSQEEAYQPSRQLAGDEAQFEAIVGVPMALGDLLGMLYWLQSQNDEKTARAQTLEIVDAMPVGANLGAVTAKVLYDLLYLSPWAISQYRQNDIARTLNRKIEMLHQRQHAGASVMESDWEALQREAVLATGSGLGSSESEELEHLAVPLLDADMVRHVLPLVTEYAVHDYRQYPDWSESEAAQVAAMSDEDYEQTREALGGPPKNGEAARDEWISQLSEGLHAREVERRKAHPVLWERYDAWCIFKQETMASIGARTGAVLLSLLRTAGK, encoded by the coding sequence ATGGCGATACTTGAAACGACGCAGGCGACGTTCCATCAGGACGTTGAGGGTGATACCCCCGTTCTGGTGGACTTCTGGGCACCGTGGTGCGCGCCGTGTCTAGCACTAGCGCCCCATCTGGAGACGCTCGCGGCCAATCATGCGGGACGATTGAAAGTGCTCAAGCTGAATGTCGATGAGGCGCCCGGAGGGTGGCAGCACTTTGGCGTGCGTGCGATCCCGACGCTGGCGTTTTACTCTGCGGGCAAGGAATACGGCCGCCTCGTCGGTCCGTCGACAATGCGGCTGCAGCTCATGGTGGAGAAATGGTTGGGGGAGCTTGGACTGGTGTTACCTGCGCTACAGCGTGCATCTCTCGAAACACGGAATGCGCCGCTTTCGGCCGATGCCCTAGAAGAGAAATGGAATAGCTTCGGCGGTGACGTCGCTGTCAAGAAAGCTGGCATTGCCCGCCTGAGGGATTGTTCTCAAGAGGAGGCATACCAACCATCGAGACAACTGGCAGGCGATGAGGCGCAGTTCGAAGCGATTGTAGGGGTGCCGATGGCGTTGGGAGACCTACTTGGCATGCTGTACTGGCTCCAATCCCAGAACGATGAGAAGACGGCGCGCGCGCAGACACTTGAGATCGTCGATGCCATGCCAGTTGGGGCGAACCTCGGTGCAGTGACAGCCAAGGTGCTGTACGACCTGCTATACCTTTCCCCATGGGCTATATCGCAATACCGCCAAAACGATATTGCGCGCACTCTCAACAGGAAAATCGAGATGCTGCATCAACGCCAGCACGCTGGCGCGAGCGTGATGGAGTCGGACTGGGAAGCCCTGCAACGTGAGGCCGTACTGGCGACTGGGTCTGGCCTGGGTTCCAGTGAGAGCGAAGAATTGGAGCACTTGGCGGTCCCGCTACTCGATGCTGACATGGTGAGACACGTGTTGCCGTTAGTGACCGAGTATGCGGTCCACGACTATCGGCAATATCCGGATTGGAGCGAGTCGGAAGCAGCGCAAGTGGCAGCCATGAGCGATGAAGACTACGAACAAACGCGAGAAGCACTGGGCGGCCCGCCGAAGAACGGCGAGGCGGCTAGAGATGAGTGGATATCGCAGCTGTCCGAAGGCCTTCATGCACGCGAAGTAGAACGCCGCAAGGCACACCCAGTCCTGTGGGAGCGCTATGACGCCTGGTGCATCTTTAAGCAGGAAACTATGGCATCGATTGGCGCGCGTACTGGAGCTGTTTTGCTATCGCTCCTGCGCACGGCCGGGAAGTAG
- a CDS encoding response regulator yields MPRIRVLLADDHRLFREGLAALLCKESDMEVVGQAADGIEAMRLTDRLRPDVVALDVGMPALNGIDAIGRILPLSPSVRVLCVSAHSEQRIIAAALDAGALGYLLKDCAFDELGKAIRTVASGRSYLSAEVATAMLASLRSARSHGTPAPGATLSARERQILQLLVEGHSTREIAEQLHISTKTVGTHREHIMRKLQVKGIAQLTRYAIHEGLF; encoded by the coding sequence ATGCCTCGCATCCGTGTATTGCTAGCGGACGACCACAGGTTGTTTCGCGAAGGACTGGCGGCCTTGCTGTGCAAGGAGAGCGACATGGAAGTCGTCGGGCAAGCCGCCGACGGCATAGAAGCGATGCGCCTGACCGACCGCTTGCGCCCGGACGTGGTCGCGCTTGACGTCGGGATGCCGGCGCTCAACGGCATTGATGCGATCGGCCGCATCCTGCCGTTGTCACCGTCGGTGCGCGTGCTATGCGTATCGGCGCACAGCGAGCAGCGCATAATCGCCGCCGCGCTGGATGCGGGCGCTCTGGGTTATCTGCTCAAGGACTGCGCGTTCGACGAATTGGGCAAAGCCATTCGCACCGTGGCTAGCGGACGTTCCTACCTGAGCGCCGAGGTGGCCACCGCCATGTTGGCCAGCTTGCGCTCGGCACGCAGTCATGGCACGCCGGCCCCGGGCGCCACGCTCAGTGCGCGCGAGCGCCAGATCCTCCAGCTGCTGGTAGAAGGCCACTCAACCAGAGAGATCGCGGAGCAGCTGCACATTAGCACCAAAACTGTCGGCACGCATCGCGAGCACATCATGAGGAAGCTCCAAGTAAAGGGCATTGCACAGCTGACCCGCTATGCGATTCACGAAGGTCTGTTCTGA
- a CDS encoding helix-turn-helix domain-containing protein, with amino-acid sequence MDFVVLAPSSDSRLQPDTAQVGSAQAESAPADGVQAAPAPAAYADPREGSARDAAQSLSVLDDKPSHRLAPPPSLTPRERDIALRIASGQTSKQIAREFGLSDLTIRKHRENLYRKLGIGNAAGVAIHCLRHGLLDPPDTS; translated from the coding sequence ATGGATTTCGTCGTGCTCGCTCCCTCGTCCGACTCGCGCCTGCAACCTGACACTGCACAAGTAGGCAGCGCGCAAGCGGAAAGTGCGCCCGCGGACGGGGTACAAGCCGCGCCGGCGCCCGCAGCCTATGCTGACCCGCGAGAGGGCAGCGCCCGCGACGCGGCGCAAAGCTTGTCCGTGCTCGATGACAAGCCTTCTCACCGTCTAGCGCCGCCGCCTTCGCTGACACCGCGCGAGCGCGATATCGCGCTGCGGATTGCCAGTGGACAGACCAGCAAGCAGATCGCGCGGGAATTCGGTCTGAGTGATCTGACGATACGCAAGCACCGTGAAAACCTGTATCGGAAGCTGGGCATCGGCAATGCCGCGGGGGTGGCAATCCATTGCCTGCGTCATGGCCTGCTAGACCCGCCGGACACCTCCTGA
- a CDS encoding S26 family signal peptidase: MTAGTARHPRSRLRARIVVAGFSILGLAALAWASLASPLPRLTYNPSASMAVGWYRIDPTFNRGDLQHGAVRVGRIVLVQLPIEAAALAAQRGYLPADVPLLKRVGAVAPQHICMVGRSVRIDDVLVAAALSADRMGRPLPSWQQCRRLVSGEVFLLSTTDPASFDSRYFGPVAASAVIGVAHTVWSETGR, encoded by the coding sequence ATGACTGCCGGCACCGCGCGGCATCCGCGCTCGCGCCTACGCGCTCGCATCGTGGTCGCAGGCTTCTCTATTCTCGGTCTCGCTGCGTTGGCCTGGGCGTCTTTGGCGTCGCCGCTGCCTCGCCTGACCTATAACCCGTCCGCCAGCATGGCGGTTGGCTGGTATCGCATCGATCCGACCTTCAATCGGGGCGACTTGCAGCATGGAGCCGTGCGTGTGGGCCGCATCGTGCTGGTTCAGTTGCCGATCGAAGCGGCTGCACTGGCGGCGCAGCGTGGCTACCTGCCCGCGGACGTTCCCTTGCTCAAGCGCGTGGGTGCGGTGGCGCCACAGCACATTTGCATGGTCGGACGCAGCGTGCGCATCGACGACGTGCTGGTGGCCGCCGCGCTGTCTGCTGACCGCATGGGCCGGCCGCTGCCATCCTGGCAACAGTGCCGGCGCCTGGTTTCAGGCGAGGTGTTCCTGCTGAGCACGACCGATCCGGCGTCATTTGACAGCCGGTATTTCGGGCCGGTTGCCGCATCCGCCGTGATCGGCGTCGCGCATACGGTTTGGTCGGAGACGGGTCGATGA
- a CDS encoding LysR family transcriptional regulator → MSSKSLRTELRHLRCFLAVAEELHFTRAAERLHMEQSPLSRAIRELEEDLGVLLFARTTRSTRLTRAGEVLLENLPAIFAAVGRARDCVQAVANGFHDQLRIVLSDCSARSRLPALLALWREDEPAVEVRLFEVPLSKQIEGLNDGLYDVGFSLTNDVGDGIIAHPLWREPLVVALPLRHPLLAYPQIPLEELLRYPLVLCDPQACEGHARLVDRLLRCVDQEPLVVDRVSSFELMMTLVSAGLALGLTGASHALASRGAGVVARPLAGQVPLVTTYLLRRDTEPSVTLTRFIERASAVESRACSETCHDSQHNVEEDVAP, encoded by the coding sequence ATGTCTAGCAAGTCACTCAGGACGGAGTTGCGCCATCTGCGCTGCTTTCTGGCCGTTGCCGAAGAACTCCATTTCACGAGAGCGGCAGAACGATTGCACATGGAGCAGTCGCCGCTATCTCGTGCTATCAGAGAGCTGGAAGAAGACCTGGGGGTGCTGCTTTTCGCGAGGACCACCCGTAGTACGCGCCTGACTCGCGCTGGTGAGGTGCTCTTGGAGAACCTACCAGCCATCTTCGCTGCGGTGGGGCGTGCGCGCGACTGTGTCCAAGCAGTCGCAAACGGTTTTCACGATCAATTGCGCATCGTCCTGTCAGACTGTAGTGCCCGATCGCGTCTGCCGGCGTTGCTTGCGTTGTGGCGGGAGGATGAGCCGGCGGTCGAGGTCCGACTATTCGAGGTGCCGTTGTCAAAGCAGATTGAGGGTCTGAACGATGGTCTATACGATGTCGGATTCTCCCTAACCAACGACGTAGGCGACGGCATCATCGCGCATCCACTTTGGCGCGAGCCGCTGGTGGTAGCGTTGCCCCTACGGCATCCGCTGCTTGCCTATCCACAGATTCCGCTTGAAGAACTGCTGCGCTATCCCTTGGTGCTTTGCGACCCGCAAGCATGCGAGGGCCATGCCCGGCTGGTTGACCGCTTGTTGCGCTGCGTGGATCAGGAGCCGCTGGTCGTGGATCGTGTGTCCTCATTTGAGCTAATGATGACGTTGGTGTCGGCAGGCCTTGCTTTAGGGCTTACGGGTGCATCGCATGCGCTCGCCAGCAGGGGAGCGGGTGTGGTAGCGCGCCCGCTGGCAGGGCAAGTTCCCCTAGTCACCACCTATCTCCTGCGCCGCGATACGGAACCGTCAGTGACCTTAACCCGCTTCATCGAGCGGGCAAGCGCTGTCGAGTCGCGCGCCTGTAGCGAAACCTGTCACGATTCTCAACATAACGTCGAGGAGGACGTTGCACCTTGA
- a CDS encoding phytanoyl-CoA dioxygenase family protein: MNPEHIYEFDLNGYVIIPAAITQPHLLRLQEYWSRHLITHFLHDVNFDWGEEWRALIDLEAVYRFLDIIYRSRFRLDHMFCVDERFISSGGNLHHEADMFDDGIYYWVRNHRIHSGLVAVQYAVSDISATENHFCCIPGSHRANFPVPDRYRSLANNPLLRHVFLRAGDAVIFSEALVHGTCKVADSGRRRSVFARYMNSHSYFRRPPAHQEITALPATPNHSVAGTQLFSPDRLTPRQRQLVAAPAYARSHPAIRS; this comes from the coding sequence ATGAACCCGGAACACATTTACGAATTTGATCTCAACGGATATGTCATCATTCCTGCGGCCATCACGCAGCCCCATCTTCTGCGCCTGCAGGAGTACTGGTCAAGGCATCTCATCACGCATTTTCTGCATGATGTTAACTTCGACTGGGGCGAGGAATGGCGCGCACTGATTGATCTCGAAGCGGTCTATCGCTTCCTCGATATCATTTACCGGTCAAGATTCCGCCTCGACCATATGTTCTGCGTCGACGAGCGGTTTATCAGTAGTGGTGGCAATCTGCACCATGAGGCTGATATGTTCGATGATGGCATATATTACTGGGTACGGAATCACCGTATCCACAGCGGGCTTGTCGCAGTCCAATATGCCGTTTCGGATATCAGCGCGACCGAGAATCACTTCTGCTGCATCCCGGGCTCGCATCGTGCAAACTTCCCGGTTCCAGACCGCTACCGGAGCCTCGCAAACAACCCGCTGTTGCGGCACGTCTTCCTGCGAGCCGGGGACGCCGTGATTTTCTCCGAAGCGCTTGTCCACGGAACCTGCAAGGTGGCCGACTCCGGGCGACGACGCTCGGTGTTTGCGCGCTATATGAACAGTCATTCCTATTTCAGAAGGCCTCCCGCGCATCAGGAGATTACGGCGTTGCCGGCCACGCCCAACCATTCGGTCGCTGGCACACAGCTATTTTCCCCGGATCGCCTTACACCGCGGCAGCGGCAACTGGTTGCTGCGCCCGCCTACGCAAGGAGCCACCCGGCCATACGGAGCTAG
- a CDS encoding methyltransferase domain-containing protein: MEPVSAKAIMFGPRGVLFVKNPRNELELPGGRPEAGEGLERALVREVREECGLDVTSTVYLGSRSCEIIPDRRVLLVFFLCEFAGQVLTLSEEHTAYEWIDIAAEKPAILPSYYWDFCRDFALSRKEHSYVGGLSQEAVPTCPLHTGESDRQRLQIMSSIYDPATRDFLSRYLPDQGRALDVGSGHGQIACWMASSRPQSTVLGIDNNPNQIDMARSTARRLALTNVAFRLGDVTQLTNVVQPEGAFDLITCRFTLLHIQKRANVIRTLLKQLAPGGTMVIEEPSLASLFSVPAVSAFAEANAVMMAYGWRNGVPYDCIEDIWAIVTNLDVNIMEARFSQPTVWKKEHKEVVYLSFQQCRPQLVEQGLIAEKRAEAVAQALTQEFMDDTVISGGLRTLQLAISIRGQEP, translated from the coding sequence ATGGAACCCGTGAGCGCAAAAGCGATTATGTTTGGACCGAGAGGGGTTCTGTTCGTCAAGAATCCACGCAACGAATTGGAGTTACCGGGGGGACGACCCGAGGCGGGAGAAGGGCTCGAGCGTGCACTGGTACGCGAGGTAAGGGAAGAGTGCGGCCTGGATGTCACCTCGACGGTCTATCTCGGCAGCAGATCCTGCGAGATCATTCCGGACAGACGTGTGTTGCTTGTGTTCTTTCTATGCGAGTTCGCCGGGCAAGTCCTGACGTTGAGCGAAGAACATACGGCCTATGAATGGATAGACATCGCGGCTGAAAAGCCGGCGATTCTACCGTCTTACTACTGGGATTTCTGCCGAGATTTTGCCTTGTCTCGCAAGGAACATTCGTATGTCGGAGGTCTGTCGCAGGAGGCAGTACCGACGTGCCCGCTTCATACTGGTGAGTCAGATCGACAGCGCCTTCAAATCATGTCATCGATCTACGACCCAGCCACGAGGGATTTCTTGAGTCGGTATCTCCCAGATCAGGGACGCGCCTTGGATGTCGGCTCTGGTCACGGACAGATTGCATGCTGGATGGCCAGTAGTAGACCGCAGTCTACGGTGTTGGGTATCGATAACAATCCGAATCAAATCGACATGGCGAGGTCTACCGCTCGGCGGCTGGCGTTGACCAATGTCGCATTTCGCCTCGGGGATGTCACCCAACTCACCAACGTCGTTCAGCCGGAAGGGGCGTTTGACCTCATCACCTGCCGATTCACGCTGCTGCATATCCAAAAACGTGCGAATGTCATCCGGACGCTCCTTAAACAGCTCGCCCCAGGGGGAACCATGGTCATCGAGGAGCCATCGCTGGCAAGTCTGTTCTCAGTGCCGGCGGTATCGGCATTCGCGGAGGCGAATGCCGTCATGATGGCCTACGGCTGGAGAAATGGTGTCCCCTATGACTGCATCGAGGACATTTGGGCAATCGTCACCAATCTGGATGTCAATATCATGGAAGCCAGATTCAGCCAGCCTACGGTCTGGAAGAAGGAACACAAGGAAGTCGTCTACTTATCCTTCCAACAGTGCCGGCCTCAGCTCGTCGAGCAAGGACTCATTGCAGAGAAACGCGCGGAGGCTGTTGCTCAAGCGCTCACCCAGGAATTTATGGATGACACCGTGATATCCGGCGGGCTACGCACGCTGCAACTAGCCATTTCCATACGAGGACAAGAACCTTGA
- a CDS encoding response regulator transcription factor — MIAAGKNSRSIAIELGISVLTVRKHRSNLLAKTGTRNAAQLASYAVEHGFRRARSLVRLAPAT, encoded by the coding sequence ATGATCGCCGCCGGCAAGAATAGCCGTTCGATTGCCATCGAATTGGGGATCAGCGTGCTGACCGTGCGCAAGCACCGGAGCAATCTGCTAGCCAAGACCGGCACGCGCAATGCCGCGCAACTGGCCTCATATGCCGTCGAGCATGGATTTCGTCGTGCTCGCTCCCTCGTCCGACTCGCGCCTGCAACCTGA
- a CDS encoding sensor histidine kinase, with amino-acid sequence MTWNKNMRSAWSAFSGQQRLCERDGIASATEASPRSGRQSRHWLATLEARVRERERQRIACGLHDEVGQALALAQLRLRELEGLACAPTAKALIDETRSLVDDAVGTIRAVTLDLGLGLLVQGRLDDALRGLADRFQARRQDALLTRLELHGPPVSLDRTTMAVVLRVANELLANVRRHSGAKQVWVRCACGRGHVYVTVSDDGRGFDPRLCSSSGNAAGGFGLSSCAAQLAALGGRLEVNSALGSGTQVRIVLPLPQGRRRPATRLGLSYGDTGGSARASRPRG; translated from the coding sequence ATGACGTGGAACAAGAATATGAGGTCAGCATGGTCAGCATTTTCGGGGCAGCAGCGTCTTTGCGAACGGGACGGAATCGCATCGGCGACTGAAGCATCGCCGCGCAGCGGGCGGCAGAGCCGGCACTGGCTGGCCACCCTTGAGGCCCGCGTGCGCGAACGTGAGCGCCAGCGCATCGCCTGCGGTTTGCACGATGAAGTCGGCCAGGCGCTCGCGCTGGCACAGCTGCGGCTGCGCGAGCTGGAAGGCCTGGCGTGTGCGCCCACGGCAAAAGCTCTGATCGACGAAACGCGCTCGCTGGTCGACGATGCGGTTGGTACGATTCGCGCGGTCACCTTAGACCTCGGCCTCGGCTTGCTGGTGCAGGGGCGCCTGGACGATGCCCTGCGCGGTCTCGCAGACCGCTTTCAGGCAAGGCGGCAGGATGCGCTGCTGACGCGTCTGGAACTGCACGGCCCGCCCGTGTCGCTTGACCGGACCACTATGGCTGTGGTGCTGCGCGTAGCGAACGAATTGCTTGCCAATGTGCGCCGGCACAGCGGCGCCAAACAGGTCTGGGTGCGCTGTGCCTGCGGTCGCGGCCATGTCTATGTCACCGTGAGCGACGACGGCCGCGGCTTCGATCCCCGGCTCTGCTCGTCGTCCGGTAACGCTGCGGGCGGCTTCGGTCTGTCCAGTTGCGCGGCCCAGCTGGCCGCGTTGGGGGGAAGGCTGGAGGTGAATTCTGCCCTCGGCAGCGGCACACAAGTCCGCATTGTGCTACCGCTGCCGCAAGGCCGGCGCAGGCCCGCCACGCGCCTGGGCCTCTCCTACGGCGACACTGGCGGCAGCGCGCGCGCGTCCCGTCCGCGAGGTTGA
- a CDS encoding RNA-guided endonuclease InsQ/TnpB family protein, translating into MIRVYRYRVKSLNGLLNKQSRAVNYVWNFCNDTQKHALKWGKTWPSGFDLNVLTTGSSKELGIHSGTVNATCEQYAKSRSQHRRPYLRYRGRKSLGWVPMKGRDLKREGEAFRFAGHTFRVFNSRLLPEGKVRDGSNFAQDSRGNWFLNIVIEVADMPARPIQTGVGIDLGLKDFATLSTGEKLPNDRFGRHAAERLAKAQRARKHKRHIAKLHAKVANARADFQHKLALELVRRFDYIAVGNVSALKLAKTKMAKSVYDASWSSFRDKLRYKAIAHGATFEEVNESGSTQSCSACGSKDSTTRPKGIAGLRIREWTCSRCGVVHDRDTNAALNILRCGRASPGVGIPCL; encoded by the coding sequence ATGATTCGTGTCTACCGCTACCGGGTGAAGTCGCTCAACGGCCTGCTCAACAAGCAGAGCCGCGCGGTGAACTACGTCTGGAACTTCTGCAATGACACGCAGAAGCACGCGCTCAAATGGGGGAAGACGTGGCCGAGCGGGTTCGATCTGAACGTGCTGACCACGGGCAGCAGCAAGGAACTCGGCATCCATTCCGGTACGGTCAACGCGACATGCGAGCAGTACGCGAAATCGCGCAGCCAGCATCGCCGTCCTTACTTGCGATACCGCGGCAGGAAGAGCCTTGGATGGGTGCCCATGAAGGGCCGCGATTTGAAACGAGAGGGCGAGGCGTTTCGCTTTGCCGGGCATACCTTCCGCGTTTTCAATAGTCGCCTGTTGCCCGAAGGCAAGGTCAGGGACGGCAGCAACTTTGCGCAGGATTCGCGCGGGAACTGGTTTCTCAACATCGTGATAGAAGTTGCTGATATGCCGGCACGCCCGATTCAAACTGGCGTCGGCATCGATCTTGGTTTGAAGGACTTCGCGACGCTTTCGACCGGCGAGAAGCTCCCCAATGACCGGTTTGGCCGGCATGCCGCCGAACGACTGGCGAAGGCGCAGCGTGCGCGAAAGCACAAGCGGCATATTGCCAAGCTGCATGCCAAGGTGGCGAATGCCCGCGCCGACTTCCAGCACAAGCTTGCGCTCGAGCTCGTCCGGCGCTTCGATTACATCGCGGTCGGCAACGTGTCGGCTTTGAAACTCGCCAAAACCAAGATGGCGAAGAGCGTCTACGACGCATCCTGGTCGTCCTTCCGGGACAAGCTCCGCTACAAAGCGATTGCGCACGGAGCCACGTTTGAGGAAGTGAACGAAAGCGGTTCTACCCAGTCCTGTTCGGCGTGCGGTTCGAAGGACAGCACGACGCGGCCGAAAGGTATCGCAGGACTGCGAATAAGAGAGTGGACCTGCAGTAGATGTGGTGTCGTGCATGACCGTGATACCAATGCTGCGTTAAACATTCTCCGATGCGGACGTGCATCGCCAGGTGTGGGAATCCCTTGCCTTTAG
- a CDS encoding IS4 family transposase: protein MAIRDDTADWASEEFAEASLGDARLSQRLVALARQLAISPHTSLPQALSPAELKAAYRFFDNDQVDTNGVLAPHIAQTLHRMEQLPVVLAIQDTTEFNLTHLHATEGLGRCTGGNERGFLMHSLLAVSPEGLPLEVLGMKTWTRAEATKGSAAQRKSRPVHEKESAKWIEGLAHLSALKSRCAQTQLVGIGDRESDVYELFAAERPDGVDWLVRAAWNRCARHPQRYLWQAVLDTPATGYTELLIPARGARTLRTARLTLRYAPVRLQPPQTRAGLPEQNVFAVHVIEDEPPAGIEPLEWMLLSSVPTHSPEQALERLQWYARRWTIETWHRVLKSGCRIEARQFGTLERFVRATSLFAVIAWRILYTTLLARLDGELPCEVVLQPIEWQALYCRVHRTTRPPDKVPSLNQAVLWIATLGGYLNRRSDPPPGATVIWRGFFVLHEITEMFRIFSSGP, encoded by the coding sequence TTGGCGATCAGAGACGACACGGCAGACTGGGCTAGCGAAGAATTCGCAGAGGCGAGTCTCGGCGATGCTCGCCTGTCGCAGCGACTGGTCGCGCTGGCCCGGCAGCTGGCCATCAGTCCACACACTTCGCTCCCCCAGGCCCTGTCACCAGCTGAACTGAAGGCGGCCTACCGCTTCTTCGATAACGATCAGGTCGATACCAACGGCGTGCTGGCGCCGCATATTGCACAGACGTTGCACCGCATGGAACAGTTGCCAGTGGTGCTGGCAATACAGGATACGACCGAATTCAATCTGACGCACCTGCACGCCACAGAGGGCTTAGGTCGCTGTACCGGTGGCAATGAGCGTGGTTTCCTGATGCACAGCCTGCTGGCAGTCAGTCCAGAGGGGCTGCCGCTTGAGGTGCTGGGCATGAAGACGTGGACACGCGCTGAAGCAACCAAAGGTAGTGCTGCGCAGCGCAAGTCCCGACCCGTCCACGAGAAAGAAAGCGCTAAGTGGATCGAGGGTCTTGCCCATCTGTCTGCGCTGAAGTCGCGCTGTGCACAGACCCAACTGGTAGGGATCGGAGATCGCGAAAGCGATGTGTATGAACTGTTTGCTGCCGAGCGACCAGACGGAGTGGACTGGCTGGTGCGCGCAGCATGGAATCGCTGTGCCCGCCATCCCCAGCGCTATCTCTGGCAAGCGGTATTGGACACCCCTGCGACAGGCTACACCGAGTTGCTGATTCCGGCCAGAGGTGCACGCACCCTACGCACGGCCCGCCTGACGCTGCGATACGCGCCCGTTCGCCTGCAACCACCTCAGACGCGGGCTGGCTTGCCCGAGCAGAATGTCTTCGCTGTGCATGTCATCGAGGACGAACCGCCCGCCGGTATCGAGCCGCTCGAATGGATGCTACTCAGTTCGGTGCCCACGCACTCGCCTGAGCAGGCTCTTGAGCGGCTTCAGTGGTATGCGCGGCGCTGGACCATCGAGACCTGGCACCGTGTGCTCAAGAGTGGCTGCCGTATCGAGGCCCGCCAATTCGGTACACTGGAACGCTTCGTGCGGGCCACCTCCCTGTTTGCCGTAATCGCCTGGCGCATTCTGTACACGACTCTACTGGCTCGCCTTGATGGCGAGTTGCCCTGCGAGGTAGTCCTTCAGCCCATCGAATGGCAGGCTCTGTATTGCCGCGTACACCGAACCACCCGGCCACCGGACAAAGTGCCATCGCTGAATCAGGCAGTACTGTGGATCGCCACGCTGGGTGGCTACCTGAATCGCCGCAGTGATCCTCCGCCCGGCGCCACGGTTATCTGGCGAGGCTTCTTCGTCCTCCACGAGATTACCGAAATGTTCCGCATCTTCAGTTCAGGTCCATAG